A stretch of the Aegilops tauschii subsp. strangulata cultivar AL8/78 chromosome 4, Aet v6.0, whole genome shotgun sequence genome encodes the following:
- the LOC109737640 gene encoding chlorophyll(ide) b reductase NOL, chloroplastic yields the protein MLCCREAINMMWNQPRGGHIFNIDDGRPTPRFAAYGATKRSVVHLTKSLQAELQMNEVNDVVVHNLSPGMVTTDLLMSGATAKQAKFFINILAETPDVVADYLVPNIREIPTKQSMKPTYIRFLTGLKAYSRIFSRIAFGARRNKYVAED from the exons ATGCTATGTTGTCGTGAG GCAATAAATATGATGTGGAACCAACCTCGAGGTGGTCACATATTTAACATTGATGATGGAAGGCCAACCCCAAG GTTTGCAGCTTATGGTGCAACGAAGAGAAGTGTGGTGCACCTTACAAAGTCTCTACAG GCTGAGTTGCAGATGAATGAAGTGAATGATGTCGTGGTGCATAATTTATCG CCTGGCATGGTTACGACTGATCTTCTTATGTCTGGTGCTACCGCAAAGCAA GCAAAGTTTTTCATCAATATATTAGCTGAAACTCCTGATGTG GTTGCGGATTACCTTGTTCCAAACATCAGAGAAATCCCTACCAAGCAATCCATGAAGCCGACTTACATTCGCTTTCTCACAGGCTTGAAAGCCTACTCCAGAATATTTTCA AGAATTGCTTTTGGTGCTCGTAGGAACAAGTATGTTGCCGAGGATTAG